A genome region from Streptomyces sp. NBC_01296 includes the following:
- a CDS encoding GntR family transcriptional regulator, with the protein MRIPAHAVCTAIRDDIVSGVFEPGGRLTEELLARRYGVSRVPVREALRTLESEGFVTTRRHAGACVAEPTEQEAADLLELRMLIEPLAAARAARRRTEAHLKVLRGLVRLGQERARRGQGEDLRSLGGWFHETLAQASGSPGLIALLTQMRHKVAWMYAVEAPARPVESWAEHGAIVDAVARGDAERARALTAIHADRAAGAHRLRVRTSQHAVNMSGGPH; encoded by the coding sequence TTGCGTATTCCTGCGCACGCGGTATGCACGGCAATCCGCGACGACATCGTCTCCGGAGTCTTCGAGCCGGGCGGCCGGCTGACCGAGGAGCTGCTGGCCCGCCGGTACGGGGTCTCCCGCGTCCCCGTCCGCGAGGCGCTGCGGACCCTGGAGTCCGAGGGCTTCGTCACCACCCGGCGGCATGCGGGCGCCTGCGTCGCCGAGCCCACCGAGCAGGAGGCGGCCGACCTCCTGGAACTGCGGATGCTGATCGAGCCGCTGGCGGCGGCCCGGGCCGCCCGCCGGCGTACCGAGGCCCACCTGAAGGTGCTGCGCGGGCTGGTCAGACTGGGCCAGGAGCGGGCCAGGCGGGGCCAGGGCGAGGATCTGCGGTCCCTGGGGGGCTGGTTCCACGAGACCCTCGCCCAGGCCTCCGGCAGCCCCGGGCTGATCGCGCTGCTGACGCAGATGCGGCACAAGGTCGCGTGGATGTACGCCGTGGAGGCGCCGGCCCGGCCTGTGGAGTCCTGGGCGGAGCACGGGGCGATCGTGGACGCGGTGGCGCGCGGGGACGCCGAGCGGGCGCGGGCGCTGACGGCGATCCACGCGGACCGGGCGGCCGGGGCGCACCGGCTGCGCGTGAGGACTTCGCAACATGCCGTAAACATGTCGGGCGGTCCGCATTAA
- a CDS encoding M23 family metallopeptidase: protein MAFGSRAAGKHRGSSRLSRKTAGYAGIAALATTGVVGSLAGPAFAASDKAPSMEDTGLNAVVTAEDLPVQIEAQAEAQEHAAEAAAAKAKAEADAKARAAEAKQKAEEKAKAEREAAERAAREEERKRLNTFVAPVDGSYISTQWHAGGGMWSSGSHTGIDFHAASGTSVHAVGAGTVVEAGWGGAYGNNVVIKHNDGTYTQYGHMTSLDVSVGEQVTPGQQIGLSGSTGNSSGPHLHFEARTGAQYGSDIDPVAYLRNHGVDV, encoded by the coding sequence ATGGCGTTTGGCAGTCGTGCCGCCGGTAAGCACCGTGGTTCCAGTCGTCTGAGCCGCAAGACCGCCGGCTACGCCGGCATAGCCGCCCTCGCCACCACCGGTGTCGTCGGCTCCCTCGCAGGCCCGGCGTTCGCCGCGTCGGACAAGGCCCCCTCCATGGAGGACACCGGCCTGAACGCCGTCGTGACGGCCGAGGACCTGCCGGTCCAGATCGAGGCCCAGGCCGAGGCCCAGGAGCACGCGGCAGAGGCCGCGGCTGCCAAGGCGAAGGCGGAGGCCGACGCGAAGGCGCGCGCCGCCGAGGCCAAGCAGAAGGCCGAGGAGAAGGCGAAGGCCGAGCGCGAGGCCGCCGAGCGCGCCGCCCGCGAGGAGGAGCGCAAGCGCCTCAACACCTTCGTCGCCCCCGTCGACGGCTCCTACATCAGCACCCAGTGGCACGCGGGCGGCGGCATGTGGTCCTCCGGCAGCCACACCGGCATCGACTTCCACGCGGCCTCCGGCACCTCGGTGCACGCGGTGGGCGCCGGAACCGTGGTCGAGGCCGGCTGGGGCGGGGCGTACGGCAACAACGTCGTCATCAAGCACAACGACGGCACCTACACCCAGTACGGCCACATGACCTCGCTGGACGTCTCCGTCGGCGAGCAGGTCACCCCGGGCCAGCAGATCGGCCTGTCGGGCTCCACCGGCAACTCCAGCGGCCCGCACCTGCACTTCGAGGCCCGTACCGGCGCCCAGTACGGCTCGGACATCGACCCGGTCGCGTACCTGCGCAACCACGGCGTCGACGTCTGA
- a CDS encoding M16 family metallopeptidase produces MTFHPQPQAGQARPWAFPAPERGSLSNGLTLLRCHRPGQQVVAVEVNLAAPLDAEPAGLDGVATIMARALSEGTDKHSAEEFAAELERCGATLDAHADHPGVRVSLEVPASRLAKALGLLAEALRAPAFADSEVDRLVRNRLDEIPHELANPQRRAAKELSRQLFPATLRMSRPRQGTEETVARIDSAAVRAFFEAHVRPATATAVVVGDLTGIDLDAVLADTLGTWTGNTAAALPVPPVTADDTGRVVIVDRPGAVQTQLLIGRIGPDRHERVWAAQVLGTYCLGGTLTSRLDKVLREEKGYTYGVRAFGQVLRSTADGKGASMLAISGSVDTPNTGPALDDLWKVLRTLAEGGLTDAERDVAVQNLVGVAPLKFETAAAVAGTLADQVEQELPDDYQARLYAQLAQTGTVEATSAVLAAFPVDRLVTVLVGDASQIEAPVRALGIGEVTVVTN; encoded by the coding sequence ATGACCTTCCACCCGCAGCCGCAGGCCGGCCAGGCCCGGCCCTGGGCCTTCCCGGCGCCCGAGCGGGGCTCGCTGTCCAACGGGCTGACCCTGCTGCGCTGCCACCGCCCCGGCCAGCAGGTCGTCGCGGTCGAGGTCAACCTCGCCGCCCCGCTGGACGCTGAGCCCGCGGGCCTGGACGGCGTCGCGACCATCATGGCCCGCGCGCTCTCCGAGGGCACCGACAAGCACTCCGCCGAGGAGTTCGCGGCCGAGCTGGAGCGCTGCGGCGCCACGCTCGACGCGCACGCCGACCACCCGGGCGTGCGGGTCTCCCTGGAGGTCCCGGCCTCCCGGCTGGCCAAGGCGCTGGGCCTGCTCGCCGAGGCGCTGCGCGCGCCCGCCTTCGCCGACAGCGAGGTCGACCGCCTGGTGCGCAACCGGCTCGACGAGATCCCGCACGAGCTGGCCAACCCGCAGCGCCGCGCCGCCAAGGAGCTCTCCCGGCAGCTCTTCCCGGCCACGCTGCGGATGTCCCGCCCGCGCCAGGGCACCGAGGAGACGGTCGCCCGGATCGACTCCGCGGCCGTGCGCGCCTTCTTCGAGGCGCACGTACGCCCCGCCACCGCCACCGCGGTGGTCGTCGGCGACCTGACCGGCATCGACCTGGACGCCGTACTGGCGGACACCCTGGGCACCTGGACGGGCAACACCGCCGCGGCCCTCCCGGTGCCGCCGGTGACCGCCGACGACACCGGCCGCGTGGTCATCGTGGACCGGCCCGGCGCGGTCCAGACGCAGCTGCTCATCGGCCGGATCGGGCCGGACCGGCACGAGCGGGTCTGGGCGGCGCAGGTGCTCGGCACGTACTGCCTGGGCGGCACCCTCACCTCGCGCCTGGACAAGGTGCTGCGCGAGGAGAAGGGCTACACGTACGGCGTGCGCGCCTTCGGCCAGGTGCTGCGCTCCACCGCCGACGGCAAGGGCGCCTCGATGCTCGCCATCAGCGGCTCCGTGGACACCCCCAACACGGGCCCGGCGCTCGACGACCTCTGGAAGGTGCTCCGCACCCTCGCGGAGGGCGGCCTGACCGATGCCGAACGGGACGTGGCGGTGCAGAACTTGGTGGGCGTGGCCCCGCTGAAGTTCGAGACGGCCGCGGCCGTCGCCGGCACGCTCGCCGACCAGGTCGAGCAGGAGCTTCCGGACGACTACCAGGCCCGGTTGTACGCGCAGCTGGCCCAAACGGGCACGGTGGAGGCGACTTCGGCCGTCCTGGCCGCCTTCCCGGTGGACCGCCTGGTCACCGTCCTGGTGGGCGACGCCTCGCAGATCGAGGCGCCGGTGCGGGCGCTGGGGATCGGTGAGGTCACCGTCGTCACCAACTGA
- a CDS encoding M16 family metallopeptidase has product MGHTATAQAGSGGLTATEHRLANGLRVVLSEDHLTPVAAVCLWYDVGSRHEVKGRTGLAHLFEHLMFQGSASVPGNGHFELVQGAGGSLNGTTSFERTNYFETMPTHQLELALWLEADRMGSLLAALDDESMENQRDVVKNERRQRYDNVPYGTAFEKLTALAYPEGHPYHHTPIGSMADLDAASLEDARTFFRTYYAPNNAVLSVVGDIDPEQTLAWIEKYFGTIPGHDGKQPPRDGALPEIMGEQLREEIVEEVPARALMAAYRLPHDGTRECDAADVALTVLGGGESSRLHNRLVRRDQSAVAAGFGMLRLAGAPSLGWLDVKTSSGVEVPDIEAAVDEELARFAAEGPTAEEMERAQAQLEREWLDRLSTVAGRADELCRFAVLFGDPQLALSAVQRVLDITAEEVQAVAAARLRPDNRAVLVYEPLPAEADENDETEGAEQ; this is encoded by the coding sequence ATGGGTCACACGGCCACAGCCCAGGCCGGCTCCGGCGGCCTCACAGCGACCGAGCACAGGCTGGCCAACGGCCTGCGCGTGGTGCTCTCCGAGGATCACCTGACCCCGGTCGCCGCGGTCTGCCTCTGGTACGACGTAGGCTCGCGCCATGAAGTCAAGGGGCGAACCGGTCTGGCTCACCTCTTCGAGCACCTGATGTTCCAGGGCTCGGCGAGCGTACCCGGCAACGGCCACTTCGAGCTCGTCCAGGGCGCCGGCGGTTCGCTCAACGGCACGACCAGCTTCGAGCGGACCAACTACTTCGAGACCATGCCGACCCACCAGCTGGAGCTCGCGCTCTGGCTCGAGGCGGACCGGATGGGCTCGCTGCTGGCAGCCCTGGACGACGAGTCCATGGAGAACCAGCGCGACGTCGTCAAGAACGAGCGCCGCCAGCGGTACGACAACGTCCCGTACGGCACGGCCTTCGAGAAGCTGACCGCCCTGGCGTACCCCGAGGGCCACCCGTACCACCACACCCCGATCGGCTCCATGGCCGACCTGGACGCAGCCTCCCTGGAGGACGCCCGCACCTTCTTCCGTACGTACTACGCGCCCAACAACGCGGTGCTGTCGGTCGTCGGCGACATCGACCCCGAGCAGACGCTCGCCTGGATCGAGAAGTACTTCGGGACCATCCCCGGGCACGACGGCAAGCAGCCGCCGCGCGACGGCGCGCTGCCCGAGATCATGGGCGAGCAGCTGCGCGAGGAGATCGTCGAGGAGGTCCCGGCCCGCGCGCTGATGGCCGCCTACCGGCTCCCGCACGACGGCACCCGCGAGTGCGACGCCGCCGACGTGGCGCTGACCGTCCTGGGCGGCGGCGAGTCCTCCCGGCTGCACAACCGCCTGGTACGCCGCGACCAGAGCGCCGTCGCGGCCGGCTTCGGCATGCTGCGGCTCGCCGGAGCGCCCTCGCTGGGCTGGCTGGACGTGAAGACCTCCAGCGGGGTCGAGGTGCCCGACATCGAGGCGGCCGTCGACGAGGAGCTCGCGCGGTTCGCCGCCGAGGGCCCGACGGCCGAGGAGATGGAGCGCGCCCAGGCGCAGCTGGAGCGCGAGTGGCTGGACCGGCTGAGCACGGTGGCCGGCCGCGCCGACGAACTCTGCCGCTTCGCCGTACTGTTCGGCGACCCGCAGCTGGCGCTCAGCGCCGTCCAGCGGGTCCTTGACATCACCGCCGAGGAGGTGCAGGCCGTGGCCGCGGCCCGACTGCGCCCCGACAACCGCGCGGTGCTGGTGTACGAGCCGCTCCCGGCAGAGGCCGACGAGAACGACGAGACCGAAGGGGCGGAGCAGTGA
- a CDS encoding DNA gyrase/topoisomerase IV subunit A, translating to MARRSTKTPPPEDFEEKILDIDVVDEMQGSFLEYAYSVIYSRALPDARDGMKPVHRRIVYQMNEMGLRPDRGYVKCARVVGEVMGKLHPHGDASIYDALVRMAQPFSMRLPLVDGHGNFGSLGNDDPPAAMRYTECKMADATSLMTESIDEDTVDFTANYDGQEQEPVALPAAYPNLLVNGASGIAVGMATNMPPHNLGEVIAAARHLIRYPQADLEALMRFVPGPDLPTGGRIVGLSGIKDAYENGRGTFKIRATVAVENVTARRKGLVVTELPFTVGPEKVIAKIKDLVGSKKLQGIADVKDLTDRSHGLRLVIEIKNGFHPEAVLEQLYKLTPMEESFGINNVALVDGQPLTLGLKELLEVYLDHRFEVVRRRSEFRRSKRRDRLHLVEGLLVALIDIDEVIRIIRDSDNSAQAKERLIERFSLSEIQTQYILDTPLRRLTRFDRIELESERDRLTGEIDELTGILESDTELRKLVSTELAAVAKKFGTERRTVLLESAGTAVAAVPLEVADDPCRVLLSSTGLLARTANGEALPEEEGGARAKHDLIVSQVAATARADVGVVTSYGRLLRLSVIDLPQLPDTHAAPNLAGGAPVAEFLSGLEADEKVICLTSLDESSQGLALGTEQGVVKRVVPDYPANKDELEVITLKEGDRIVGAVELRTGEEDLVFLTDDAQLLRYPAGQVRPQGRPAGGMAGIKLSENAKVIHFSAIDPARDAVVFTVAGSQGTLDDSMLSGKLTPFDQYPRKGRATGGVRCQRFLKGEDLLVLAWAGNAPVRAAAANGTPAELPPVDPRRDGSGAALPAVVAALAGGAL from the coding sequence ATGGCCCGCCGCAGCACGAAGACCCCGCCGCCGGAGGATTTCGAGGAGAAGATCCTCGACATCGACGTCGTCGACGAAATGCAGGGCTCCTTCCTCGAGTACGCGTACTCGGTGATCTACTCCCGCGCCCTGCCCGACGCCCGCGACGGCATGAAGCCGGTGCACCGGCGCATCGTCTACCAGATGAACGAGATGGGCCTGCGCCCCGACCGCGGCTACGTGAAGTGCGCCCGCGTCGTCGGCGAGGTCATGGGCAAGCTGCACCCGCACGGTGACGCGTCGATCTACGACGCCCTCGTGCGCATGGCCCAGCCCTTCTCGATGCGGCTGCCGCTGGTCGACGGCCACGGCAACTTCGGTTCGCTCGGCAACGACGACCCGCCGGCCGCGATGCGTTACACCGAGTGCAAGATGGCGGATGCCACGTCGCTGATGACGGAGTCGATCGACGAGGACACCGTCGACTTCACCGCCAACTACGACGGCCAGGAGCAGGAGCCGGTCGCGCTGCCCGCGGCGTACCCGAACCTGCTGGTCAACGGCGCCTCCGGGATCGCGGTCGGCATGGCCACCAACATGCCCCCGCACAACCTGGGCGAGGTCATCGCGGCCGCCCGCCACCTGATCCGCTACCCGCAGGCGGACCTGGAGGCGCTGATGCGCTTCGTGCCGGGTCCGGACCTGCCCACGGGCGGCCGGATCGTGGGCCTCTCGGGGATCAAGGACGCCTACGAGAACGGTCGCGGCACGTTCAAGATCCGCGCGACGGTCGCGGTGGAGAACGTGACGGCGCGCCGCAAGGGCCTGGTCGTCACCGAACTGCCCTTCACGGTCGGCCCCGAGAAGGTCATCGCGAAGATCAAGGACCTGGTCGGCTCCAAGAAGCTCCAGGGCATCGCGGACGTCAAGGACCTCACGGACCGCTCGCACGGCCTGCGCCTGGTCATCGAGATCAAGAACGGCTTCCACCCCGAGGCCGTGCTGGAGCAGCTGTACAAGCTGACGCCGATGGAGGAGTCCTTCGGCATCAACAACGTCGCGCTGGTCGACGGCCAGCCGCTGACGCTCGGCCTCAAGGAGTTGCTCGAGGTCTACCTCGACCACCGCTTCGAGGTCGTGCGGCGCCGCAGCGAGTTCCGCCGCAGCAAGCGGCGCGACCGGCTGCACCTGGTCGAGGGCCTGCTGGTGGCCCTGATCGACATCGACGAGGTCATCCGGATCATCCGGGACAGCGACAACTCGGCGCAGGCGAAGGAGCGGCTCATCGAGCGCTTCTCGCTGAGCGAGATCCAGACCCAGTACATCCTGGACACCCCGCTGCGCCGGCTCACCCGTTTCGACCGGATCGAGCTGGAGTCCGAGCGCGACCGCCTCACGGGCGAGATCGACGAGCTGACCGGGATCCTCGAGTCCGACACGGAGCTGCGCAAGCTGGTCTCCACGGAACTCGCGGCGGTCGCGAAGAAGTTCGGCACCGAGCGCCGTACGGTCCTGCTGGAGTCGGCGGGCACGGCCGTCGCCGCGGTTCCGCTGGAGGTCGCGGACGACCCGTGCCGGGTCCTGCTGTCCTCGACGGGCCTGCTGGCGCGCACCGCCAACGGCGAGGCGCTGCCGGAGGAGGAGGGCGGCGCCCGCGCGAAGCACGACCTGATCGTCTCGCAGGTCGCCGCGACCGCCCGGGCCGATGTCGGCGTGGTCACCTCGTACGGGCGCCTGCTGCGGCTGTCGGTGATCGACCTGCCGCAGCTGCCGGACACCCACGCCGCGCCGAACCTGGCGGGCGGCGCCCCGGTCGCGGAGTTCCTCTCCGGGCTGGAGGCGGACGAGAAGGTGATCTGCCTGACCTCGCTGGACGAGTCCTCGCAGGGCCTGGCCCTGGGCACCGAGCAGGGCGTGGTCAAGCGGGTCGTGCCGGACTACCCGGCGAACAAGGACGAGCTGGAGGTCATCACCCTCAAGGAGGGCGACCGGATCGTCGGCGCGGTCGAACTGCGCACGGGCGAGGAGGACCTGGTCTTCCTCACCGACGACGCCCAGCTGCTGCGCTACCCGGCGGGCCAGGTGCGCCCGCAGGGCCGCCCCGCTGGCGGCATGGCGGGCATCAAGCTCTCCGAGAACGCCAAGGTGATCCACTTCTCGGCGATCGACCCGGCACGGGACGCCGTGGTGTTCACGGTGGCGGGCTCGCAGGGGACGCTGGACGACTCGATGCTGTCCGGAAAGCTCACCCCGTTCGACCAGTACCCGCGCAAGGGCCGGGCCACCGGCGGCGTGCGCTGCCAGCGGTTCCTGAAGGGCGAGGACCTGCTGGTGCTGGCCTGGGCCGGCAACGCGCCGGTCCGCGCGGCCGCGGCGAACGGCACTCCGGCCGAACTGCCGCCCGTGGATCCGCGCCGCGACGGCTCGGGTGCCGCACTGCCCGCGGTCGTCGCCGCTCTGGCGGGCGGCGCGCTGTAG
- a CDS encoding restriction endonuclease, with protein MGRQSSGMIGDWAEAQRRQQRTQVIQQREAERRRRAWDRDVARGEREQQAAYRQHREAEARRRTEGIEAEVAALQNLLVTGCGATEFRMASLVRSEELEPFRPGSLGHPVALPRIEQFLQQSSGMALGSYRRAQAEHEAHAQYTRAHQKARAAETRRQQQLAEHRQQYDRWAAEQLAAIRAHNRGLSELAGRLRSGQAEAAVEYFSAALYASTAWPEELPRQVSASYDQAARQLVLDWELPRFGVVPEAKAVRYQPSTDQDRETARPATQRRALYRDLLAQCVLLVVRELYAADEFGALDSVVVNGFVDDHDPATGREAQIVLATVSAARSAFEGLRLEQVSAVDCLSDGLRGQLSARPDQLTAVRPGRRPDEVGGGVVSHGGIAGDGDEDEPDLFAMDPIAFENLVAELFRAMGMEAVTTQRSGDGGVDVEALDPAPIRGGRIVVQVKRYRNTVPPTAVRDLYGTVQDKGANKGVLVTTASFGPGSYTFANGKPLELVPGADLVELLHQYGLRGRLGGGPAQRAPEPPAAPSADHNVLGMSWTGAVALDVCALVCAGNRVLSEDHFVFFNNPRTPDGSVRARAHSAPDKAALEVSFDALPEPADRLVLVAAIDPEVDPHADLAGFTDAHIRLLSAGGEELGRLDVSDGRAGETALVLGSFRRRSSGDWDFVIGGKGYRGGLEDLLSEYGVEVA; from the coding sequence ATGGGCCGTCAGTCGAGCGGGATGATCGGGGACTGGGCCGAGGCCCAGCGCAGGCAGCAGCGGACGCAGGTGATCCAGCAGCGCGAGGCGGAGCGCCGGCGGCGGGCGTGGGACCGGGACGTGGCCCGGGGCGAGCGCGAACAGCAGGCCGCCTACCGGCAGCATCGCGAGGCCGAGGCGCGGCGTCGCACGGAGGGCATAGAGGCCGAGGTCGCGGCGCTGCAGAACCTGTTGGTCACGGGCTGCGGGGCAACGGAATTCCGGATGGCCTCGCTCGTACGGAGCGAGGAGCTCGAACCGTTCCGTCCGGGGTCGTTGGGGCATCCGGTGGCGCTCCCCCGCATCGAGCAGTTCCTCCAGCAGAGCAGTGGCATGGCGCTGGGTTCCTACCGGCGGGCCCAGGCGGAGCACGAGGCGCACGCCCAGTACACCCGGGCTCATCAGAAGGCGAGAGCTGCGGAGACGCGACGCCAACAGCAGCTCGCCGAGCACCGGCAGCAGTACGACCGGTGGGCGGCCGAGCAGCTCGCAGCGATCCGCGCGCACAACCGCGGGCTGAGCGAGCTGGCCGGAAGGCTTCGCTCCGGCCAGGCGGAGGCCGCGGTGGAGTACTTCTCGGCCGCCTTGTACGCCTCCACGGCCTGGCCCGAGGAGCTGCCGCGGCAGGTCTCGGCCTCGTACGACCAGGCGGCCCGGCAGCTGGTGCTCGACTGGGAGCTGCCCCGCTTCGGGGTGGTGCCAGAGGCCAAGGCGGTGCGGTACCAGCCGAGCACGGACCAGGACAGGGAGACCGCCCGCCCCGCCACGCAGCGACGGGCCCTGTACCGGGACCTGCTGGCCCAGTGCGTACTCCTGGTGGTGCGCGAGCTCTACGCCGCGGACGAGTTCGGCGCGCTGGACTCGGTGGTCGTCAACGGCTTCGTGGACGACCACGATCCGGCGACGGGCCGGGAAGCGCAGATCGTCCTCGCCACGGTGTCGGCGGCACGGTCCGCCTTCGAGGGGCTCCGGCTGGAACAGGTCAGCGCGGTGGACTGCCTGTCGGATGGGCTGCGCGGGCAGCTGTCGGCGCGCCCAGACCAGCTGACGGCGGTACGCCCCGGGCGGCGGCCCGACGAGGTCGGCGGAGGCGTCGTCAGCCACGGCGGGATCGCGGGCGACGGGGACGAGGACGAGCCGGACCTCTTCGCGATGGACCCGATCGCCTTCGAGAACCTGGTGGCGGAGCTCTTCCGGGCGATGGGCATGGAGGCGGTGACCACGCAGCGGTCGGGCGACGGCGGGGTGGACGTGGAGGCGCTGGACCCGGCGCCGATCCGGGGCGGGCGGATCGTCGTCCAGGTCAAGCGCTACCGGAACACGGTGCCGCCGACGGCCGTGCGTGATCTGTACGGCACGGTCCAGGACAAGGGGGCGAACAAGGGGGTGCTGGTCACCACCGCGTCCTTCGGTCCCGGGTCGTACACCTTTGCCAACGGCAAGCCGCTGGAGTTGGTTCCCGGGGCGGACCTGGTTGAGCTGCTCCACCAGTACGGGCTGCGCGGCCGGCTCGGCGGCGGTCCGGCGCAGCGCGCGCCCGAACCGCCCGCCGCCCCTTCGGCGGACCACAACGTGCTCGGCATGTCCTGGACGGGCGCGGTCGCCCTGGACGTGTGCGCCCTCGTCTGCGCGGGCAACCGGGTGCTGAGCGAGGACCACTTCGTGTTCTTCAACAACCCGCGGACCCCCGACGGTTCGGTACGGGCCCGCGCCCACTCCGCCCCCGACAAGGCGGCGCTGGAGGTCTCCTTCGACGCCCTTCCCGAGCCCGCCGACCGCCTGGTCCTCGTTGCCGCGATCGACCCGGAGGTCGATCCGCACGCCGACCTCGCCGGGTTCACCGACGCCCACATCCGCCTGCTGTCCGCCGGCGGCGAGGAACTCGGCCGGCTGGACGTCTCCGACGGGCGCGCCGGCGAAACCGCTCTGGTCCTCGGCTCGTTCCGGCGCCGTTCCAGCGGCGACTGGGACTTCGTGATCGGCGGCAAGGGCTACCGCGGCGGCCTGGAGGACCTGTTGAGCGAGTATGGCGTCGAGGTCGCCTGA
- a CDS encoding CobW family GTP-binding protein, with amino-acid sequence MNSSQPAQPIPVVVLSGFLGSGKTTLLNHLLGNRGGTRIGVVVNDFGSIEIDAMAVAGQVGDSMVSLGGGCLCCAVDGSELDAYLEKLSAPVHRIDVIVIEASGLAEPQEMIRMLVASENPAIRYGGLVQVVDAAEFDATRAKHPESDRHLAVADLVVLNKTDRVEPAGLARIGAELGALCPGTPVVAADHGRIDPELLFDRRPWTETRGQLSFEDLISQARDADDADHAEDTEDEDHTGHAHTVYESTEFESEQALNPRRFIDFLDRRPAGLYRIKGYVHFGVPGHEERYEVHAVGRFLRFVPGPWDRGEPRRSRLVLIGAGTDGAALLRELEACREPAPQHAPPESMWGILRYVDRPAQADAEPEPEPEPEPYEPDPYGDPDSD; translated from the coding sequence GTGAACAGCAGTCAGCCCGCCCAGCCGATTCCCGTCGTCGTACTGTCCGGATTCCTCGGATCCGGCAAGACGACGCTGCTCAACCACCTCCTCGGCAACCGGGGAGGCACCCGGATCGGGGTCGTCGTCAACGACTTCGGCTCGATCGAGATCGACGCGATGGCCGTGGCGGGCCAGGTCGGCGACTCGATGGTCTCGCTCGGCGGCGGCTGCCTGTGCTGCGCGGTCGACGGCAGCGAGCTGGACGCGTACCTGGAGAAGCTCTCCGCGCCCGTCCACCGGATCGACGTGATCGTCATCGAGGCGAGCGGGCTGGCCGAGCCCCAGGAAATGATCCGGATGCTGGTGGCCAGCGAGAACCCGGCGATCCGGTACGGCGGGCTGGTGCAGGTCGTGGACGCGGCGGAGTTCGACGCGACCCGGGCCAAGCACCCGGAGTCCGACCGCCACCTGGCCGTCGCGGACCTGGTGGTGCTGAACAAGACCGACCGGGTGGAGCCGGCCGGCCTCGCCCGGATCGGGGCCGAGCTGGGCGCGCTCTGCCCCGGCACGCCGGTGGTGGCCGCCGACCACGGCCGGATCGACCCGGAGCTGCTCTTCGACCGGCGGCCGTGGACCGAGACGCGGGGCCAGTTGTCCTTCGAGGACCTGATCTCGCAGGCGAGGGACGCGGACGACGCGGACCACGCGGAGGACACGGAGGACGAGGACCACACCGGGCACGCCCACACGGTCTACGAGAGCACCGAGTTCGAGTCGGAGCAGGCCCTGAACCCGCGCCGGTTCATCGACTTCCTCGACCGCCGCCCGGCCGGGCTGTACCGGATCAAGGGCTATGTCCACTTCGGCGTCCCCGGCCACGAGGAGCGCTACGAGGTCCACGCCGTGGGCCGCTTCCTCCGCTTCGTGCCGGGCCCCTGGGACCGCGGCGAGCCGCGCCGGAGCCGGCTGGTCCTGATCGGCGCCGGTACGGACGGCGCCGCCCTGCTCCGCGAACTGGAGGCCTGCCGCGAACCGGCTCCGCAGCACGCGCCCCCGGAGAGCATGTGGGGCATCCTGCGCTACGTCGACCGCCCCGCGCAGGCGGACGCCGAGCCGGAGCCGGAGCCGGAGCCGGAGCCGTACGAGCCCGATCCGTACGGCGATCCCGACTCCGATTGA